One Triticum dicoccoides isolate Atlit2015 ecotype Zavitan chromosome 5B, WEW_v2.0, whole genome shotgun sequence genomic window carries:
- the LOC119312170 gene encoding queuine tRNA-ribosyltransferase accessory subunit 2-like isoform X1: MRFAVTKVCASGAKARAGLLQIGSSGVETPALLLSTRKGLPAFMSSDLLSSLPLPDSLLLNVCPTHFIEVPPSKTISNIGGLHHMLGLPDHILVAAAGESTECLPSSDATNKFGASFETPAGRKLVKPSDYMELISCLQPNLWASLADEVPAWVNEKRNKTSVERTLRWLDACIALDAASGRNSLGVVVGGSSIEQRKLCATEVSKRNVSGFWIGGFGLGESVEERCSLLNAVTDCLPLEKPRIVSRLGLPEEVLEGVASGIDLFDSTYIYQLTMGGFALIFPIDMVEREMQNGAFDSSAGDSAKINLRATIYRKDTSRIVDGCTCFTCQNHTRAYLNHLINVHEMLAQILLEIHNTHHYLRFFRSIREAIKAGEFDIFWKQFVENRRSQIAAAAM, translated from the exons ATGCGGTTTGCGGTGACAAAAGTGTGCGCTAGTGGAGCAAAGGCTCGTGCTGGGTTGCTTCAGATTGGAAGCAGCGGTGTTGAGACGCCAGCGCTGCTTTTGTCCACACGCAAGGGGCTGCCGGCGTTTATGTCTTCTGACCTGCTTTCCTCCCTCCCCCTTCCAGACTCCCTCCTCCTCAATGTCTGCCCAACCCACTT TATAGAGGTTCCTCCATCAAAAACCATATCTAATATTGGCGGTTTGCATCATATGCTGGGTCTGCCTGATCATATCCTCGTGGCCGCAGCTGGTGAGTCTACCGAGTGTTTACCATCAAGTGATGCCACCAATAAATTTGGTGCATCTTTTGAAACACCTGCGGGTCGTAAACTG GTCAAACCATCAGACTATATGGAGTTGATTTCCTGCTTGCAACCTAATTTGTGGGCAAGCTTGGCAGATGAGGTTCCAGCCTGGGTTAATGAGAAACGGAACAAAACATCTGTTGAGCGAACACTACGCTGGCTTGACGCATGTATTGCTTTGGATGCG GCTTCTGGGAGAAACTCTTTAGGTGTAGTTGTTGGGGGGTCTAGTATAGAACAACGAAAATTGTGTGCCACTGAAGTATCGAAGAGGAATGTGTCAG GCttttggattggagggtttggcctTGGAGAGAGTGTGGAAGAACGTTGCAGTTTACTCAATGCAGTAACA GATTGTTTGCCATTGGAGAAACCTCGGATTGTCTCTAGGCTTGGTCTTCCAG AGGAGGTCTTGGAGGGTGTAGCTTCTGGCATCGACCTTTTCGACTCCAC GTACATTTACCAACTTACTATGGGTGGTTTTGCACTGATCTTCCCCATTGACATGGTTGAAAGAGAGATGCAAAATGGTGCATTTGACAGTAGTGCTGGAGATTCTGCAAAGATTAACCTGCGTGCAACAATATATCG GAAAGACACGTCACGGATAGTCGATGGCTGTACCTGCTTCACGTGCCAGAATCACACCCGTGCTTACCTCAATCATCTGATCAACGTCCATGAGATGCTGGCTCAGATTCTACTGGAGAT ACATAACACCCATCACTATCTCCGGTTCTTCCGGTCGATACGGGAGGCGATCAAGGCCGGAGAGTTCGATATCTTCTGGAAGCAGTTTGTTGAGAACAGGCGCTCCCAGATTGCTGCTGCTGCGATGTAG
- the LOC119312170 gene encoding queuine tRNA-ribosyltransferase accessory subunit 2-like isoform X2 — translation MSLVTFLFGFTSIEVPPSKTISNIGGLHHMLGLPDHILVAAAGESTECLPSSDATNKFGASFETPAGRKLVKPSDYMELISCLQPNLWASLADEVPAWVNEKRNKTSVERTLRWLDACIALDAASGRNSLGVVVGGSSIEQRKLCATEVSKRNVSGFWIGGFGLGESVEERCSLLNAVTDCLPLEKPRIVSRLGLPEEVLEGVASGIDLFDSTYIYQLTMGGFALIFPIDMVEREMQNGAFDSSAGDSAKINLRATIYRKDTSRIVDGCTCFTCQNHTRAYLNHLINVHEMLAQILLEIHNTHHYLRFFRSIREAIKAGEFDIFWKQFVENRRSQIAAAAM, via the exons ATGAGTTTGGTCACGTTTCTTTTTGGTTTCACCAGTATAGAGGTTCCTCCATCAAAAACCATATCTAATATTGGCGGTTTGCATCATATGCTGGGTCTGCCTGATCATATCCTCGTGGCCGCAGCTGGTGAGTCTACCGAGTGTTTACCATCAAGTGATGCCACCAATAAATTTGGTGCATCTTTTGAAACACCTGCGGGTCGTAAACTG GTCAAACCATCAGACTATATGGAGTTGATTTCCTGCTTGCAACCTAATTTGTGGGCAAGCTTGGCAGATGAGGTTCCAGCCTGGGTTAATGAGAAACGGAACAAAACATCTGTTGAGCGAACACTACGCTGGCTTGACGCATGTATTGCTTTGGATGCG GCTTCTGGGAGAAACTCTTTAGGTGTAGTTGTTGGGGGGTCTAGTATAGAACAACGAAAATTGTGTGCCACTGAAGTATCGAAGAGGAATGTGTCAG GCttttggattggagggtttggcctTGGAGAGAGTGTGGAAGAACGTTGCAGTTTACTCAATGCAGTAACA GATTGTTTGCCATTGGAGAAACCTCGGATTGTCTCTAGGCTTGGTCTTCCAG AGGAGGTCTTGGAGGGTGTAGCTTCTGGCATCGACCTTTTCGACTCCAC GTACATTTACCAACTTACTATGGGTGGTTTTGCACTGATCTTCCCCATTGACATGGTTGAAAGAGAGATGCAAAATGGTGCATTTGACAGTAGTGCTGGAGATTCTGCAAAGATTAACCTGCGTGCAACAATATATCG GAAAGACACGTCACGGATAGTCGATGGCTGTACCTGCTTCACGTGCCAGAATCACACCCGTGCTTACCTCAATCATCTGATCAACGTCCATGAGATGCTGGCTCAGATTCTACTGGAGAT ACATAACACCCATCACTATCTCCGGTTCTTCCGGTCGATACGGGAGGCGATCAAGGCCGGAGAGTTCGATATCTTCTGGAAGCAGTTTGTTGAGAACAGGCGCTCCCAGATTGCTGCTGCTGCGATGTAG
- the LOC119312171 gene encoding uncharacterized protein LOC119312171 — protein sequence MRLSHCETYCAAPLCYIPCLPKSKDAPPPAAADAVAAPPCPVEDKPPQVQKIEVVAPAAADKDEDDKEHEDGDKTAAAAAPLPKSNLKKANCGEDGVCAPKGNVKWLDLLGKDLTEVKEFEPSESGDSMDDEGISTCVCVIQ from the exons ATGAGGCTCTCGCACTGTGAGACCTACTGCGCCGCCCCCCTCTGCTACATCCCCTGCCTCCCCAAATCCAAAGATGCaccaccacccgccgccgccgacgccgtcgcAGCGCCCCCCTGCCCGGTCGAGGACAAGCCGCCCCAGGTCCAGAAGATTGAGGTCGTCGCGCCGGCGGCggccgacaaggatgaagacgacaagGAGCACGAGGACGGCGACAAGACGGCGGCCGCCGCGGCGCCACTGCCCAAGAGCAACCTCAAGAAGGCCAACTGCGGCGAGGACGGCGTGTGCGCCCCCAAGGGCAATGTGAAGTGGCTCGATTTGCTGGGGAAGGATCTCACCGAGGTCAAGGAGTTCGAGCCAAG CGAATCCGGAGACTCGATGGACGACGAAGGCATCTCGACGTGCGTGTGCGTCATCCAATGA